The following proteins are co-located in the Micromonospora viridifaciens genome:
- a CDS encoding helix-turn-helix domain-containing protein, which yields MDGVLTEAVVGLPDPRLRPYVDRYLGYRERAARPLVRREVAGAFVVLILGWGAPLDVTDPRAAERGAYGVNAFLAGPFDAYCTTHTVGEGAGVQVLLTPPAARRVLGLPLGEVTNRVVPVDRLAGWLARLRDELADLPDWAGRFARLDAALAARLAVTGPVDPRLMRAWRLLDGSGGGAAVGALAREVGWSRRHLAVRFGREFGLPPKTVARLVRFQRAYATLGRELTGPPGDGTAATAGTESLPGGAGGPGWAELAARFGYFDQSHLIREFREFAGDTPGALARTRSHSSNPA from the coding sequence GTGGACGGTGTGTTGACCGAGGCGGTCGTCGGGCTGCCCGACCCCCGGCTGCGCCCGTACGTGGACCGGTACCTCGGCTACCGCGAGCGGGCGGCCCGGCCCCTGGTGCGCCGCGAGGTCGCCGGTGCCTTCGTGGTGCTGATCCTCGGCTGGGGCGCCCCGCTCGACGTCACCGATCCGCGGGCCGCCGAGCGCGGCGCGTACGGGGTGAACGCGTTCCTGGCCGGGCCGTTCGACGCGTACTGCACGACGCACACGGTCGGGGAGGGCGCCGGGGTGCAGGTGCTGCTGACGCCGCCGGCCGCGCGTCGGGTGCTGGGGCTGCCGCTGGGCGAGGTGACCAACCGGGTGGTGCCGGTCGACCGGCTCGCCGGCTGGCTGGCGCGGCTCCGTGACGAGTTGGCCGACCTCCCCGACTGGGCGGGGCGGTTCGCCCGGCTCGACGCGGCCCTCGCCGCGCGGCTGGCCGTGACCGGGCCGGTCGACCCCCGGCTGATGCGGGCCTGGCGGCTGCTCGACGGCAGCGGCGGCGGGGCCGCCGTCGGGGCGTTGGCCCGGGAGGTGGGCTGGAGCCGTCGGCACCTGGCGGTCCGGTTCGGGCGGGAGTTCGGCCTGCCGCCGAAGACCGTCGCCCGGCTGGTGCGCTTCCAGCGGGCGTACGCGACGCTGGGCCGCGAGCTGACCGGGCCGCCCGGGGACGGCACGGCGGCGACCGCCGGCACGGAGTCGCTGCCGGGCGGGGCAGGCGGCCCGGGGTGGGCGGAGCTGGCGGCCCGCTTCGGCTACTTCGACCAGTCGCATCTGATCCGAGAGTTCCGGGAGTTCGCCGGGGATACGCCCGGGGCGCTGGCCCGAACGAGGTCACATTCGTCCAATCCCGCCTGA
- a CDS encoding VOC family protein, with protein sequence MPSIYPVLRYADAHAAIDFLRSAFDLTVHEVHEGPDGTVQHAQLGYGDGLVMLASGPAPAFRPADDDYRVYVAVTDVDAHHERARAAGAEIIRPPFDTDYGSRDYVARDPAGLVWSFGTYRP encoded by the coding sequence ATGCCAAGCATCTACCCGGTCCTCCGGTACGCCGACGCCCACGCCGCCATCGACTTCCTCCGGTCCGCGTTCGACCTCACCGTGCACGAGGTGCACGAGGGGCCGGACGGGACGGTGCAGCACGCCCAGCTCGGCTACGGTGACGGACTCGTCATGCTGGCCAGCGGGCCGGCGCCGGCGTTCCGGCCGGCCGACGACGACTACCGCGTGTACGTGGCCGTGACCGACGTCGACGCGCACCACGAGCGGGCTCGGGCAGCCGGCGCGGAGATCATCCGGCCGCCCTTCGACACCGACTACGGCTCCCGCGACTACGTGGCCCGGGACCCGGCCGGGCTGGTCTGGTCGTTCGGCACGTACCGGCCCTGA
- a CDS encoding antibiotic biosynthesis monooxygenase family protein: MVLEVALIDVTPGHEDDFAAAYAQAHPLLSGTEGCRSVRMTRGVESPSRFVLLVEWDSVEAHDVNFRQSERFQQWRALIGPHFANPPRVEHFLDVSA, encoded by the coding sequence ATGGTTCTTGAGGTCGCGCTGATCGACGTGACGCCCGGACACGAGGACGACTTCGCCGCCGCGTACGCGCAGGCGCACCCCCTCCTCAGCGGCACGGAGGGCTGCCGTTCGGTGCGGATGACCCGGGGCGTGGAGTCGCCGTCCCGGTTCGTGCTGCTGGTGGAGTGGGACTCGGTCGAGGCGCACGACGTCAACTTCCGGCAGAGCGAGCGGTTCCAGCAGTGGCGGGCGCTTATCGGCCCGCACTTCGCCAACCCGCCACGGGTCGAGCACTTCCTCGACGTATCGGCCTGA
- a CDS encoding TerC family protein: protein MNVSGLVWAGTLVALIAVLLADLFIIGRRPHEPSVRESSLWVGFYVGLALLFGAGLWLAAGPSAAGQFYTGWLTEYSLSVDNLFVFVIIMGRFAVPRQYQQKVLLIGILLALIMRGGFIAAGAALISQFSWVFYLFGAFLIYTAINLARQGEPDEDEFSENVLIRWSRKALPLSRDFDGARMTTRVNGRRLFTPMLIVMIAIGTTDLIFALDSIPAIFGITQEPYLVFTANVFALMGLRQLYFLLGGLLDRLIYLSYGLAVVLGFIGVKLVLEALAGNNLPFINDGRHVAWAPHIPIWLSLTVILGTLAIATAASLIKSARDRRRELAAARH from the coding sequence TTGAACGTGTCCGGATTGGTGTGGGCCGGGACTCTCGTCGCGCTGATCGCGGTGCTGCTCGCGGACCTCTTCATCATCGGTCGGCGCCCGCACGAGCCCAGCGTCCGTGAGTCGAGCCTGTGGGTCGGCTTCTACGTCGGGCTGGCCCTGCTCTTCGGCGCCGGGCTGTGGCTGGCCGCCGGGCCCAGCGCGGCCGGCCAGTTCTACACCGGCTGGCTCACCGAGTACAGCCTCTCGGTGGACAACCTCTTCGTCTTCGTGATCATCATGGGCCGCTTCGCGGTGCCCCGGCAGTACCAGCAGAAGGTGCTGCTCATCGGCATCCTGCTGGCGCTGATCATGCGGGGTGGCTTCATCGCCGCCGGTGCCGCGCTGATCTCCCAGTTCTCCTGGGTCTTCTACCTCTTCGGCGCGTTCCTGATCTACACCGCGATCAACCTGGCCCGGCAGGGCGAGCCGGACGAGGACGAGTTCAGCGAGAACGTGCTGATCCGATGGAGCCGCAAGGCGCTGCCGCTGTCCCGGGACTTCGACGGCGCGCGGATGACCACCCGCGTGAACGGGCGGCGGCTCTTCACCCCGATGCTGATCGTGATGATCGCGATCGGCACCACCGACCTGATCTTCGCGCTCGACTCGATCCCGGCGATCTTCGGCATCACCCAGGAGCCGTACCTGGTCTTCACCGCGAACGTGTTCGCGCTGATGGGGCTCCGGCAGCTCTACTTCCTGCTCGGCGGGCTGCTGGATCGGCTGATCTACCTCAGCTACGGCCTGGCCGTGGTGCTCGGCTTCATCGGCGTGAAACTGGTCCTGGAGGCACTCGCCGGCAACAACCTGCCGTTCATCAACGACGGTCGGCACGTGGCCTGGGCCCCGCACATCCCGATCTGGCTCTCGCTGACCGTCATCCTCGGCACCCTGGCCATCGCCACCGCAGCGAGCCTGATCAAGTCGGCCCGGGACCGGCGCCGCGAGCTGGCCGCCGCCCGGCACTGA
- a CDS encoding C40 family peptidase has protein sequence MGVDVELQLGREAVVRVPVATLWAAPESVRPVDHPALADAPDIAAWIAGMDRDQRVGECVLSQLLLGERVLVTELRADGWAHVVALEQPAGKLDHRGYPGWLPAAQLAPAPEADPSATPLVVDATLTALRSAPDGPVALPAVVLGTRLAPAGPSVDGWRPVHVPGRAEPLWAPEGDVVPLPTERPEAKEVLAVAERLRDLVYVWGGVSSHGIDCSGLVHLAWRRYGVTLPRDADDQAEATTPLALGEERPGDLYFFARPGHRIHHIGIVSSEPHGEVRRMVHACYIQRGVVEERLPPEREATLVAAHRV, from the coding sequence GTGGGAGTGGACGTGGAGTTGCAGCTGGGCCGCGAGGCGGTCGTCCGGGTCCCGGTGGCGACCCTCTGGGCCGCCCCGGAGTCGGTCCGCCCGGTCGACCATCCCGCCCTCGCCGACGCGCCGGACATCGCCGCCTGGATCGCCGGCATGGACCGGGACCAGCGGGTCGGCGAGTGTGTGCTCAGCCAGCTGCTGCTCGGCGAGCGGGTGCTCGTCACCGAGCTGCGCGCGGACGGCTGGGCCCACGTGGTCGCCCTCGAACAGCCCGCCGGGAAGCTCGACCACCGGGGCTACCCCGGCTGGCTGCCCGCCGCCCAGCTGGCCCCGGCGCCGGAGGCCGACCCGTCGGCCACCCCGCTGGTGGTCGACGCCACGCTCACCGCCCTGCGCTCCGCGCCGGACGGCCCCGTGGCGCTGCCCGCGGTGGTGCTCGGCACCCGCCTCGCCCCGGCCGGCCCGTCCGTCGACGGGTGGCGGCCGGTCCACGTGCCAGGCCGGGCCGAGCCGCTCTGGGCGCCCGAGGGCGACGTCGTGCCGCTGCCCACCGAGCGGCCGGAGGCCAAGGAGGTGCTCGCCGTCGCCGAGCGGCTGCGCGACCTGGTCTACGTCTGGGGTGGCGTATCCAGCCACGGCATCGACTGTTCCGGCCTGGTGCACCTGGCCTGGCGGCGGTACGGGGTGACCCTTCCCCGCGACGCCGACGACCAGGCCGAGGCGACCACCCCCCTGGCGTTGGGCGAGGAGCGCCCCGGCGACCTCTACTTCTTCGCCCGGCCGGGGCACCGGATCCACCACATCGGCATCGTCAGCAGTGAGCCGCACGGAGAGGTCCGGCGGATGGTGCACGCCTGCTACATCCAGCGCGGGGTGGTGGAGGAACGCCTCCCCCCGGAGCGGGAGGCCACCCTGGTCGCCGCCCACCGCGTCTGA
- a CDS encoding mandelate racemase/muconate lactonizing enzyme family protein yields the protein MTIAAVRTHRLTAPLHTPFVTALRRTTTVDTLVVEVVDTDGRSGFGEAPQVWQVTGASIAGAEACVRDVLAPALTGRDADDLQARCAEVRRAVAGNESAKAAVDVALHDLAARRLGVPLVRLLGGTALRVPTDVTLAAGDALDLAAAAKQRQAEGFTVLKLKVGTDARGDLDRVRAVRAAVGPDVRIRLDANQGWTPREAVRVIRGIEDAGLDVELVEQPVHRRDLDGLAWVSDRVDLPILADESVFDLRDLVEVIRRRAADMVNVKLAKCGGLHTARTLLDLAAAYGMGTIVGSMMESPVGVGAAASLVAAYGTSAVSDLDAAWWLAWSPVRGGIRYADASVLLPDEPGLGIIDLSEAKVQPNG from the coding sequence ATGACCATCGCCGCGGTACGCACCCACCGGCTCACCGCCCCCTTACACACCCCGTTCGTCACCGCGCTGCGCCGGACGACCACCGTGGACACCCTGGTCGTCGAGGTGGTCGACACCGACGGGCGGTCCGGGTTCGGCGAGGCCCCGCAGGTCTGGCAGGTCACCGGGGCGTCCATCGCCGGCGCCGAGGCCTGTGTCCGGGACGTGCTCGCCCCCGCGCTGACCGGGCGGGACGCCGACGACCTCCAGGCCCGCTGCGCCGAGGTACGCCGCGCGGTGGCCGGCAACGAGTCCGCCAAGGCGGCCGTCGACGTCGCCCTGCACGACCTGGCCGCACGGCGGCTCGGCGTACCCCTGGTCCGGCTGCTCGGTGGCACCGCCCTGCGGGTCCCGACGGACGTCACCCTGGCCGCCGGCGACGCCCTGGACCTGGCCGCCGCCGCGAAGCAGCGCCAGGCGGAGGGCTTCACCGTGCTCAAGCTGAAGGTCGGCACCGACGCCCGGGGCGACCTCGACCGGGTCCGCGCGGTCCGCGCCGCGGTCGGCCCGGACGTCCGCATCCGGCTGGACGCCAACCAGGGCTGGACGCCGCGCGAGGCGGTCCGGGTCATCCGCGGCATCGAGGACGCCGGGCTCGACGTCGAGCTGGTCGAGCAGCCCGTCCACCGCCGCGACCTGGACGGCCTGGCCTGGGTCAGCGACCGGGTGGACCTGCCGATCCTCGCCGACGAGTCGGTCTTCGACCTCCGCGACCTGGTCGAGGTGATCCGCCGCCGGGCCGCCGACATGGTGAACGTCAAGCTGGCCAAGTGCGGCGGCCTGCACACCGCCCGGACGCTGCTCGACCTCGCCGCCGCCTACGGGATGGGCACGATCGTGGGATCGATGATGGAGAGCCCGGTGGGCGTGGGGGCCGCGGCCAGCCTGGTCGCCGCGTACGGCACCAGCGCCGTCTCCGACCTCGACGCCGCCTGGTGGCTGGCCTGGTCGCCGGTGCGCGGCGGCATCCGGTACGCGGACGCGAGCGTGCTCCTCCCGGACGAGCCCGGTCTCGGCATCATCGACCTGAGTGAAGCTAAGGTTCAGCCCAACGGTTGA
- a CDS encoding tyrosine-protein phosphatase — MMGRDWELVGAPNARDLGGLLAGDGRRVRRGRLIRTAALGRLTDEDLPVLGKLAPACVVDLRHASEQAVAPPDRLVGEPRVVQLPVYDPAHPVFTYVSAVLLGHDLGAYDELAREGMPAAMCAIYRWFVTGSSARAGFGTALRLAADAANLPLLFHCSAGKDRTGWLSVALLTALGVDESAIRADYLRHNELTESLREVLLAAMTRQRPELDPAVARPLLEVRPEYLDAAYDEVRRVHGSFGAYLRDGLGVTDEVVAALRANLLD; from the coding sequence ATGATGGGACGGGACTGGGAGTTGGTGGGCGCGCCGAACGCCCGTGACCTGGGTGGCCTGCTGGCCGGGGACGGGCGGCGGGTACGCCGTGGGCGGCTGATCCGCACCGCGGCCCTGGGCCGGCTCACCGACGAGGACCTGCCGGTGCTGGGCAAGCTGGCCCCCGCCTGCGTGGTCGACCTGCGGCACGCCAGCGAACAGGCGGTCGCTCCGCCGGACCGGCTGGTCGGGGAGCCGAGGGTGGTGCAGCTGCCCGTGTACGACCCGGCCCACCCGGTCTTCACGTACGTCTCGGCGGTGCTGCTCGGGCACGATCTGGGCGCGTACGACGAGCTGGCCCGGGAGGGGATGCCGGCGGCGATGTGCGCGATCTACCGGTGGTTCGTCACCGGGTCCTCGGCGCGGGCCGGGTTCGGCACGGCGCTGCGGCTGGCCGCCGACGCGGCGAACCTGCCGCTGCTGTTCCACTGCTCGGCGGGCAAGGACCGGACCGGTTGGCTGTCGGTGGCGCTGCTGACCGCGCTCGGGGTGGACGAGTCGGCGATCCGGGCCGACTACCTGCGGCACAACGAGCTGACCGAGAGCCTGCGCGAGGTGCTGCTCGCGGCGATGACCCGCCAACGCCCGGAGCTGGACCCGGCGGTCGCGCGCCCGCTGCTGGAGGTGCGGCCGGAGTACCTGGACGCCGCGTACGACGAGGTGCGGCGGGTGCACGGGTCGTTCGGGGCGTACCTGCGCGACGGGCTGGGGGTGACCGACGAGGTGGTCGCCGCGCTGCGCGCGAACCTGCTGGACTGA
- a CDS encoding serine hydrolase has product MTWEDLDAHLDKVPGTVSAYVGRLDAPPTWTRQADATHYAASTMKAAVLVALYRAAEAGRLDLDAPVPVRNSFDSAAPGAPRFANDENYDNDDAVWARVGGTAPLRWLADRMIVRSSNLATNIVIGHVGLPAVAEAWTLAGARHSVTGRGIEDYAARETGIDNLVTAADLAALLGELALGARRPGPLASPAGCASMLDVLFAQEHREDLAAGLPEGTRIAHKNGWVRGIRHGAGVVFPADAPPYTIVVCTTTELADGGPTGEETEDDACRLIAKISAQVWESRHELTD; this is encoded by the coding sequence ATGACCTGGGAGGATCTCGACGCGCACCTGGACAAGGTGCCGGGCACCGTCTCCGCGTACGTGGGACGGCTGGACGCCCCACCCACCTGGACCCGGCAGGCCGACGCCACCCACTACGCGGCCAGCACCATGAAGGCCGCCGTGCTGGTGGCGCTGTACCGCGCCGCCGAGGCCGGCCGGCTGGACCTGGACGCCCCGGTCCCGGTCCGCAACAGCTTCGACTCGGCCGCGCCGGGCGCGCCCCGCTTCGCCAACGACGAGAACTACGACAACGACGACGCGGTGTGGGCGCGGGTCGGCGGCACGGCGCCGCTGCGCTGGCTCGCGGACCGCATGATCGTCCGGTCCAGCAACCTGGCCACCAACATCGTCATCGGCCACGTCGGACTGCCCGCGGTGGCCGAGGCGTGGACGCTCGCTGGGGCGCGGCACAGCGTCACCGGCCGGGGCATCGAGGACTACGCGGCCCGGGAGACGGGCATCGACAACCTGGTCACCGCCGCCGACCTGGCCGCCCTGCTCGGCGAGCTGGCCCTCGGCGCCCGCCGGCCCGGCCCGCTGGCCTCCCCGGCCGGGTGCGCGTCCATGCTGGACGTGCTGTTCGCCCAGGAACACCGGGAGGACCTCGCCGCCGGGCTGCCGGAGGGGACCCGGATCGCCCACAAGAACGGCTGGGTACGGGGCATCCGGCACGGCGCCGGGGTGGTCTTCCCGGCCGACGCGCCGCCGTACACGATCGTCGTCTGCACCACCACCGAGCTGGCCGACGGCGGCCCGACCGGCGAGGAGACCGAGGACGACGCCTGCCGCCTGATCGCGAAGATCTCCGCCCAGGTGTGGGAGTCCCGGCACGAGCTGACCGACTGA
- a CDS encoding class I SAM-dependent methyltransferase produces the protein MTTAAYDAIADWYEEYASDTSADYMTRVRRQLADLLGEGPGRCLDLCCGTGVHAAELRRLGWQPVGVDLSGGQLRYARARLPVARGDAARLPVADASVPAVTCVLGHTDLPDYPAVIAEAARVLAPGGRFVHVGVHPCFCGAFADRSDPARIVVDGGYAERERTFRSWNSSGVRARVGAWHLPLADLLNAVTAAGLTLTRVQESGSTAIPDILALQATKPT, from the coding sequence ATGACGACTGCCGCGTACGACGCCATCGCCGACTGGTACGAGGAGTACGCCTCCGACACCTCCGCCGACTACATGACCCGGGTCCGTCGCCAGCTCGCCGACCTGCTCGGCGAGGGGCCGGGCCGCTGTCTCGACCTGTGCTGCGGCACCGGTGTCCACGCCGCCGAGCTGCGCCGGCTGGGCTGGCAGCCGGTCGGGGTGGACCTCTCCGGCGGGCAGCTGCGGTACGCCCGGGCGCGGCTGCCGGTGGCCCGGGGTGACGCCGCCCGGCTCCCGGTCGCCGACGCGAGTGTGCCCGCGGTGACCTGCGTACTCGGGCACACCGATCTGCCGGACTATCCGGCGGTGATCGCGGAGGCGGCCCGGGTTCTCGCTCCGGGCGGGCGCTTCGTGCACGTCGGCGTGCATCCGTGTTTCTGTGGCGCGTTCGCCGACCGGTCCGATCCGGCCCGGATCGTGGTCGACGGCGGGTACGCCGAGCGCGAGCGCACCTTCCGGTCCTGGAACTCCAGCGGAGTGCGGGCCCGGGTCGGCGCCTGGCACCTGCCACTGGCGGATCTGCTCAACGCGGTCACCGCCGCCGGCCTCACCCTGACCCGCGTCCAGGAGTCCGGCTCCACCGCCATCCCCGACATCCTGGCCCTCCAGGCCACCAAACCCACCTGA
- the typA gene encoding translational GTPase TypA yields the protein MQLRTDLRNVAIIAHVDHGKTTLVDAMLRQAGAYGARGEVTERVMDSMDLEREKGITILAKNTGVRYLPADGSEPVTINIIDTPGHADFGGEVERGLTMVDGVILLVDASEGPLPQTRFVLRKALKARLPIILVINKVDRPDARIKEVVDEAYELFLDLDADEEQIDFPIIYACARDGIASLTQPADGAVPQDSHSLEPLFRTLLDTIPPPAYEADAPLQAHVTNLDASPFLGRLALCRVRQGTISKGQTVAWCRTDGSTQRVRISELLMTEGLERKPAESAGPGDIIAVAGIPEIMIGETLADAENAVPLPLITVDEPAISMTIGTNSSPLVGRVKGAKVTARMVKDRLDKELIGNVSLRVLPTERPDAWEVQGRGELALAILVEQMRREQYELTVGKPQVVTREIDGRTCEPVERLTIDAPEEYLGAITQLLATRKGRMEQLVNHGTGWIRMEWLVPARGLIGFRTEFLTETRGTGILHHVFESYEPWFGELRTRATGSLVADRSGAVTAFAMTNLQERGQLFVEPGTEVYEGMIVGENSRSDDMDVNITKEKKLTNMRSSTAEETEKLIPPRKLSLEQALEFCREDECVEVTPAAVRIRKVILDQTQRGRLAARRKHAG from the coding sequence ATGCAGCTACGCACCGACCTCCGCAACGTCGCCATCATCGCCCACGTCGACCACGGCAAGACGACCCTGGTCGACGCCATGTTGCGGCAGGCCGGCGCCTACGGCGCCCGCGGTGAGGTCACCGAGCGGGTCATGGACTCGATGGACCTCGAGCGGGAGAAGGGCATCACCATCCTCGCCAAGAACACCGGCGTGCGGTACCTGCCGGCGGACGGGTCCGAGCCGGTCACCATCAACATCATCGACACCCCCGGCCACGCCGACTTCGGCGGCGAGGTCGAGCGCGGCCTGACCATGGTCGACGGGGTGATCCTGCTGGTGGACGCCAGCGAGGGCCCCCTGCCGCAGACCCGCTTCGTGCTCCGCAAGGCCCTCAAGGCCCGGCTGCCGATCATCCTGGTGATCAACAAGGTGGACCGGCCCGACGCCCGGATCAAGGAGGTCGTGGACGAGGCCTACGAGCTCTTCCTCGACCTGGACGCCGACGAGGAGCAGATCGACTTCCCGATCATCTACGCCTGCGCCCGCGACGGCATCGCCTCCCTCACCCAGCCCGCCGACGGCGCAGTCCCGCAGGACAGCCACAGCCTGGAGCCGCTGTTCCGCACCCTGCTCGACACCATCCCGCCGCCCGCGTACGAGGCGGACGCGCCGCTGCAGGCGCACGTCACCAACCTCGACGCCTCCCCGTTCCTCGGCCGGCTGGCGCTGTGCCGGGTCCGGCAGGGCACCATCAGCAAGGGCCAGACGGTGGCCTGGTGCCGCACCGACGGCAGCACCCAGCGGGTGCGCATCTCCGAGCTGCTCATGACCGAGGGCCTGGAGCGCAAGCCGGCCGAGTCCGCCGGGCCGGGCGACATCATCGCCGTCGCCGGCATTCCGGAGATCATGATCGGCGAGACGCTGGCCGACGCCGAGAACGCGGTGCCGCTGCCGCTGATCACCGTCGACGAGCCGGCCATCTCGATGACCATCGGCACCAACTCCTCCCCGCTGGTCGGCCGGGTCAAGGGCGCCAAGGTCACCGCCCGGATGGTCAAGGACCGCCTCGACAAGGAGCTGATCGGCAACGTCTCGCTGCGGGTGCTGCCCACCGAGCGCCCCGACGCCTGGGAGGTGCAGGGCCGCGGCGAGCTGGCGCTGGCGATCCTGGTCGAGCAGATGCGCCGCGAGCAGTACGAACTGACCGTCGGCAAGCCGCAGGTGGTCACCCGGGAGATCGACGGCCGCACCTGCGAGCCGGTCGAGCGGCTGACGATCGACGCCCCCGAGGAGTATCTCGGCGCGATCACCCAGCTGCTGGCCACCCGCAAGGGCCGGATGGAGCAGCTGGTCAACCACGGCACCGGCTGGATCCGGATGGAGTGGCTGGTCCCGGCGCGCGGTCTGATCGGCTTCCGCACCGAGTTCCTCACCGAGACCCGCGGCACCGGCATCCTGCACCACGTCTTCGAGTCGTACGAGCCGTGGTTCGGCGAGCTGCGGACCCGGGCCACCGGCTCCCTGGTCGCCGACCGCTCGGGCGCGGTCACCGCGTTCGCCATGACCAACCTCCAGGAGCGCGGCCAGCTCTTCGTCGAGCCCGGCACCGAGGTGTACGAGGGCATGATCGTCGGGGAGAATTCCCGCTCCGACGACATGGACGTCAACATCACCAAGGAGAAAAAGCTCACCAACATGCGCTCCTCGACCGCCGAGGAGACCGAGAAGCTGATCCCGCCGCGCAAGCTGTCGCTGGAGCAGGCCCTCGAGTTCTGCCGCGAGGACGAGTGCGTCGAGGTGACCCCGGCCGCGGTCCGGATCCGCAAGGTGATCCTCGACCAGACCCAGCGCGGCCGGCTGGCCGCCCGCCGCAAGCACGCCGGCTAA
- a CDS encoding cold-shock protein, with amino-acid sequence MATGTVKWFNSEKGFGFIEQDGGGPDVFVHYSAIQTSGYRELQEGQKVEFEVTQGQKGPQADNVRPQ; translated from the coding sequence ATGGCAACCGGCACGGTCAAGTGGTTCAACTCGGAAAAGGGCTTCGGGTTCATCGAGCAGGACGGCGGAGGGCCGGACGTGTTCGTCCATTACTCGGCCATCCAGACCAGCGGCTACCGCGAGCTGCAGGAGGGCCAGAAGGTCGAGTTCGAGGTGACCCAGGGGCAGAAGGGCCCGCAGGCGGACAACGTCCGTCCGCAGTAG
- a CDS encoding class I SAM-dependent methyltransferase: MRGPTALADLEREITAPGGGPDRLRLVATPFVPEVRLHLAEDAILWWARMEAAAGHPLAPPYWASVWAGGQALARHLLDHPELAAGRRVLDLAAGSGLVAIAAALAGAERVVANDIDPYAVAAVTVNARANRVAVAAIGDDLLDATVRADLLLAGDVLYEAALAERVLPFLQRAAERGVEVLIGDPDRGHLPPDRLEVVASYPVPTTEPSVDSPVRRVQVLRPRYGGSGKTR, encoded by the coding sequence ATGAGGGGACCGACGGCGCTGGCCGACCTGGAAAGGGAGATCACCGCACCCGGCGGCGGCCCGGACCGGCTCCGGCTCGTCGCCACGCCGTTCGTGCCCGAGGTGCGGCTGCACCTCGCCGAGGACGCGATCCTCTGGTGGGCCCGGATGGAGGCGGCGGCCGGCCATCCGCTGGCGCCGCCGTACTGGGCCTCGGTCTGGGCCGGCGGCCAGGCGCTGGCCCGCCACCTGCTCGACCACCCCGAGTTGGCCGCCGGCCGGCGGGTGCTCGACCTGGCCGCCGGGTCCGGGCTGGTGGCCATCGCCGCCGCGCTCGCCGGCGCCGAGCGGGTGGTCGCGAACGACATCGACCCGTACGCGGTCGCCGCCGTCACCGTCAACGCCCGGGCCAACCGGGTGGCCGTGGCAGCCATCGGCGACGACCTGCTGGACGCCACGGTCCGCGCCGACCTGCTGCTGGCCGGCGACGTGCTCTACGAGGCGGCGCTGGCCGAGCGGGTGCTGCCGTTCCTGCAGCGGGCCGCCGAGCGGGGCGTCGAGGTGCTGATCGGTGACCCCGACCGGGGACACCTGCCCCCCGACCGGCTGGAGGTGGTGGCCAGCTACCCGGTGCCCACCACCGAGCCCTCGGTCGACTCCCCGGTACGCCGGGTCCAGGTGCTGCGCCCGCGGTACGGCGGGTCGGGGAAAACCCGGTAG